One window of Acipenser ruthenus chromosome 45, fAciRut3.2 maternal haplotype, whole genome shotgun sequence genomic DNA carries:
- the LOC117401127 gene encoding GTP-binding protein Rheb-like: protein MPQPKHRKIAVLGYRSVGKSSLTIQFVEGQFVDSYDPTIENTFNKMVSVNGQDFNLQLVDTAGQDEYSIFPQSHSMDLHGYVLVYSVTSMKSFEVIQVLHDKLLDMVGKVQVPTVLVGNKKDLHMERVIKPEEGKKLADSWGAAFMESSAKENQTAVEVFKRIVLEMEKADGNAPSEEKKCAVM, encoded by the exons ATGCCACAGCCGAAGCACAGAAAGATTGCGGTTCTGGGTTACCGATCCGTGG GCAAATCCTCTCTAACTATCCAGTTTGTGGAAGGACAGTTTGTAGATTCCTATGACCCCACCATTGAGAATA CCTTTAATAAAATGGTCTCGGTGAACGGGCAGGATTTTAATCTGCAGTTAGTGGACACTGCGGGCCAG GACGAGTATTCGATCTTCCCTCAGTCCCACTCTATGGATCTTCACGGCTACGTGCTGGTGTACTCTGTAACGTCAATGAAAAG TTTCGAGGTTATTCAGGTTCTCCATGATAAGCTGCTGGACATGGTTGGGAAAGTACA AGTGCCGACTGTTCTGGTTGGAAATAAAAAGGATCTTCATATGGAGAG GGTGATTAAACCAGAGGAAGGGAAGAAGCTGGCAGACTCCTGGGGAGCGGCCTTCATGGAATCATCGGCCAAAGAGAACCAG ACGGCGGTCGAAGTGTTCAAGCGGATCGTCCTGGAGATGGAGAAGGCAGACGGGAATGCTCCGTCGGAGGAAAAGAAATGCGCCGTGATGTAG